Part of the Pan paniscus chromosome 3, NHGRI_mPanPan1-v2.0_pri, whole genome shotgun sequence genome is shown below.
CCAAAGTCaaggttatttttttaaaaaagaaattggctTACTACACAGAATTTTGTTATCAATCGGTTAACCTGCCAGTTCAGTTAAGAATATTCATAGGGATAGGAGGCCTTAAGAACCACACTCATCTAcgtttacatcttttttttttttttgagacggagcctgttgcctaggctggagtgcagcggcacgattttggctcactgcaacccccgcctcccaggtccaagtgattctcctgcctcagcctctcctgcctcagctgggattacaggtgcgtgccaccatgcctggctaattttcatatttttggtagagacagtttcaccatgttggttaggctggtctcgagctcctgacctcatgatccacccgcctcagcctccgtaagtgctgggattacaggtgtgagccaccacgcctggcctaccaTTAACATCTTTAATCTTTGTAATGTTTTTtgctaaatgtgaaaaataaaatataattacaggaatgttatgtatttttaaaggattgCCTCTAAAGCCCCAGTTTCTCTAATGAATTCATTATAGAAAAACCAGTTTCAAAAACTAATGTTTATACCTATGTCTGTCTGTAGCTTTGCTTAGAAAACCCTATTAAACTATTCTGAGGGGTCCACGTTTCATGAAGAACTCACAGATTAAGTTAGGGTGCAAAAGTTTATGAAGGGAAGCTGTGTTTAACTTCCTCTTTCATAGTTACTTACATTCTCATACTATGCCCTAGACCCAGACCTAAGTCTTTGAATGAAAAGGGAAAGTTTAATTATTCAAAGTGAAAAGCAGGCCCTTTGTATCAGACACTTTTTGGAGACCGCTGACTTAATTTGGGTCACTGCCATGCACTTCTGGAGTGACCAATTCTGCAAGAGCCCCCCATCCAGCCACAAACACACCTCTTACTAACCAGCCCCAACACTGGCTTCTCTTATTGACTCCTTGGATAAACCCACGGGCATACTGCCAAGAACCTAatgtttcctttctccttcctttctccctttcccacAAGGTTCTGTATTTTACTCAGCTCCTAAAGCAGTCTCAAAAGTTCCACATGCCAACTCTCGTTACCTTTATAACAGCTCATCCTCCTTCCCAGCTTGCTGACCCTGTTCCTAGATCACTCACTTTTCTGTCAAATACTTGAACTGAAAGAGGCTCTTGTTTCAGGTTCGGCCTCCTGAGGAAGCCAGACTAACAGAAAGTTCATATTGTATGTACAAGTATTGACTTGATAATATTCTTTGGtaacttttataaagaaaaacaggcttTAAGAAATTGAGTTTTCAGAGTATAAAGTAAGTATACTTTGTTTTCAAAACACTCAATTTGCTTCACCTTTAGCCAACATAAATATCACTGAATgctaaatgtaaaaaccattaaaaaacaatttaatccATATTCTTAGATATTCTGCACATTCCCATTTAGTCattgcagaaaaaaaatggtaGCACTAGCTATAAAATCACTTAAAACTAGACTCAAATACAAGTCCTACCACTTACTAGTTGCATAACCCTAAGCAAGTAACTTGGCCTCAATTTCGTTATATAAACTAGGGAAAATTACACAGTACCCATAGATTATAAATTCCACATGGCTTTTAGTTGCATGTACGAGAATTGTCTTCTAGCTGGAAACATGTCAtggaaatcatttattttaaggaGTTTACAAAAATTCTCAAGATCCACATGCTATATTACCTGGTTAACCCTGGAACCAAAGAATCACAAGCAGAATCAAGAGACAAAATTTAATATATGCACACAGTTTTATATATAATGCAGCATCACACCATGTAGGGCATTTACTCTTATTTTATACATTCAGATATGTTTGAAACACTTCTTAAGGCTACAAAAcagaacatagaaaaataaacaggaataTATTCAACACTTACAAAAAGTGATATGATAAAGAATATAAAGTACTAGTTTCCTTTTAACACTTcaaaagatatgtatatatacttttttttacaaGTAACATCACAAATGATCACATCTTCACATGCTCTTAAAGTATTATTTGTACTCAGTGTAAGGCTATTATCGTTTTTCATACATAAAATTTTCTAGCTCTGTAACACAATGcaatttttaatccattcaagTAAGTTCAACCCCAAAGTTGCTGCTTCCCAGCATTAAGACATGCACCCACCCCTCTTCTAAGATTTTCTAAAACTTGTATTTGGGGGAGAAagacctcttttaaaaaataatcccaaTTAGTGGGAGAGTAAATGGCTGACATTAGTAGCAAAACCTTAGTTATGTGAAAATAACATATTGGAAATGAGACATTATTAGGATTTTAAACAAACAATAGCATTTAGACATAAAGTAGGAAGCAAAATACAGTAAACAGAAATAGTGTAGCCAAATATGCATTCTCTTCAGCTACACTAGAGTGGACCTTGCTTAGTACCCTTAAGTAAAAGACAAAACATTTACCTCATCTAAAAATGAAGGTAAAACGaaagaggcaaaaataaatattgctaGTTTCTAGGATGGCTGAATGTTTTCTAAACCAGAAATGGTTAGAAAGGAACTTTATTGCACCAAGTCAATCATAAGCAAGTTTGCAGTTCACAGGCATTTTAATTCAACCTTGAGTCACAAAGGAAACAACACGCTGCAAGAATACAGTCTGCATTAAATAAGATATATCGGCATCGTGGTCTGGGAAAACCTATGCCAGGACAAGGCAGGGTCTGAGCTTAGGTCTGCCATGAAAATGAATTTGTGGGTTATCAGTAAACAGTATGAGGACTACACAGATGCCAGCATCCTGCTGCCAAGGAGACATGGGGCAAGAGTTGAAGATTTGAGAGGAAATGAAGAGACATACACAACACCAAAGGGAAAAGGGGGCTGGAATCAAGTTCAGCCAAAGCACCTAACACAAAAAACAGGTGAGCTTTGGTCAGTCTGTTCTTCAAAATATGTATGATCATAATATGGTGAAGTTTCGTAATTTCCAactcaaaaatacaaatgatCCTCAGTTCTATACTTTTGCCTCTATTCTCTTATAAAGAAATATGTCAACATAACAGTATGACATAAACAgttaaaatgaaggacaaaagctTGCTTAGCCTTAGTTTGACCTCAGCATAAGGCAAAATCCCCTGgactaatacatttaaaaacaaacttaaaggaaaaaaagcgAAACCAACCTTCATgcaaagattaattttaaaactatcaaaAGTCAGTTCTTTTATTCCAGAGGTCACTGAGAAAAGTACCATCTGCTAAAATTCTCTTTCAAGCACTTCTTCCATCATATCCTAGAGGTGAGATATGggaaacagaaagcaaatcagtgtttccttcaggagctataTTCTGTTACTCAATTGAGGTAAGACAAAGTGACAATGAAGATATGAGTAGTATTTTCAGAAGCTGAGATCAAACCCCAGTCAATAAAATGCAGGACACTAGAAGCAACAACTTATTTTGGACTCCTGAGATCAAACACATTGAACTTTCAAATCTGGTGTTTGTATCAAAATGTGATTTTCATTAAAATCTGGTAAGCTAGTCCTACATAAAAAAGCATGAGCTGAAAGTGGAGGACCCTCTATCTTCTCATTCCTTAACTGAGCCACcgatgttaagaaaaaaatggcttAAGCGGTACCTTCAACAACTATTCTAGTTAAGAAGGTGACAGCAAATTCCTTTCAATAGGTTCTCTCAAGAAAAGTTTTCCACACAACCATCCCAGTCTTTACAATTTTTTACCTAGCACcatcataataaaatgttatctttCAAAGTGCTCTCTAAAATCCTGTTACATTATCTAAATGCTAATCACTACTCAAATCAGCAGTTACACAGACGTTAGGTAATTAAAACAGCACAGAGGTAAATAACCATTATTACAGTACAGTGGCGATTCACTGAGCCCAGCTGGCATCCAAACATTCCCATAGGTTATCAGAGAACCCAGAAAACCCATCTGTTTCAGTTTGTCAAATTCAAGTGAATTGTATTTTCTTAAGTAATTtgctttacaaaaaaagaaagtcaccGCATCTGGTTTTGGCTAGGTATATTACACATGGCATGCAAACAGAAATTACTACTATGTTATTTGCATAGCACTCAAACTTCCTGATCAGAAGAtaatctcaacataataaaagagtGGATTTTCACATTGGTATGCACAAATAAAGAATATAAGCTAcagttatttttacaaaataacacAGATGAATGAATACTGTGTTAATTCAGAGTTCAATCTCCAAATGAGAACAGAGTGCAACATGCAAAGGGAACCTCTAGTGAATACTGCAAAGACTGGAAGAAAGCAGAATGTAAGATGTTACCTACCTAAGGGTAACAAGCtataaaatacaaagcaaaaccaTTTTCTAGCAGCATCCTCTAGAAAAGAACTAGAAGTCACAATCATATTATCTTCTATACAATAGTTCCAGCCCTGACAAGTAGAACATGCAAGTGTAAAGTGAAAGTGATACACAACCAatggtgtgtggggggggggggaagaaaacacacacaactCTAGAAACCTGTCAAGctaaaaatttttaacatttcttctcaCAAAATATTTAGAATCTGTCAGTGCATTAGTGTTAAAGTGGCATTAAAAAAACTTCTGCAGTTCTAACTGATGcagattattttcaaaatgcataGCATCTACATTTCTTTCGAGTAGGCACCATGATATTTACACCAGTGCTAAGAATTCTTGGTGGAAACAGCCATTTCATTGGATTTCCTACTATTCTTCTATGCAATCTCAACAAATaccaaaattcaaaaatataccTTATGAATATTAAAACAACTATATACAACATTGCTAAGACACAGTTAATAGGCTGCCTTATGTGAATATTAAAGAGAAGACATTATTCAAGTTTGACAGATATTGAGATGAAAGGCCTTTGGGTTGGAAGCATTTTAAAAGACAACAGTGTTTTAGGctgagaattgtttgagcccagttTATGACTAAGGCATtgcataataaaatatacatttctattTGGTGCAACGTTATGTTTGGAATCTATAGTGTGTCAAATGGTATATTTTCTTGTCACTTTAGTAAACACTATAAAGCACACATTTCCAACATTTGAAATCAAACTTATAAACTTATAAGGAAAAAAGCCAAACACTAAatctataatgttttatattaagctgtttataaaaaatactttaacaaACTTATCTTCTACTTTTTACGGGGACAGTCACTTGATAAACAGATTCTGAATGAAGAAAACTGGCAATGCCAGGAATTAACCTGCCCCCTTGAACTCATGTCCAAAATGTCTTGTCCAGTATGGGAGTGAAGGTAaggggggctggggagaggaaagAGTTCCAACTGGGGTTTttactttattgtatttttttaaagccttcaGAAACATTCCACCTAAGAGTTTCTGTTAGAAAATACTTCGGCAACAACCATCAAGTGTGCTGTCCCCTATGGCCATCTCCCATCCCTGATCTCCTCCTATCTCCCCTAAATGGTCGCCCTCTGACATTTCGATGGTACTGATAACCTTCATCCCGACTTCTGCTTGGCTGTCCTTTCCAGGACTCCTCACTTCTCACATGTTGATATCCACCCCTACCAGAATAGCCCCAATCACTTTTGTACTTCCTGCTTCCATAAGTTTGATTATAGAACTGCTTGGATCTACCACTTCTCAAAATATTAGACACTTCATTTTCATCTTCTGAACTCTCTTCTTTTGGTCTTTGCACTCTGCTATCAACAGAGTTGGCCCCAGGGCTGACCACATCAGCAGCAGTCTTAGgatcttttactttttctgttttttctttcaggCTTTGAATGGTCCTTTTAGGTTCAAGTTCAACAGgcacagtttctctctctctgtttagaATCTGAGTGGGAGGATGAGCCTTTCCCTCTGCTACAGGAGGGATGGAAGCCAATGCCGTATCTGCCTTTCGTGTCTGGGAAGATTGCTCTGTCCGGCCTTCGTCCAGCTTACTGCTCACACTTGCTTCAGGGAGAGAATGTACATGTTCACCCCTGGCTTCTGGAAACTCATCTACTGTTGAAACTGAACCACAATCTTTAGACAGATCCAGATTTTCCAGAGACAGATCCAATTCTCCTTTTTCATCAGAGGGCAGGACAATATTCTGCCTCATTACTGGATTTTCTATGAATCCCTGAAAAGGGTACCCATACCAAAcatgaggaaagaaaggaggtgCAATAGGAACTGGGCCTAAGAATGGATTGGGTCCAAAAGATGGCTGGGGGAACATATTCTTGCCACTTAGTGACTCTTCATAATCAGCATGCAGAAGCTGCCCAGGGGTCTCagattcaagatcagcctggtaaGACAATTGTCCATGATTTTCAGACACCTGAGATGGAGGGATAACCAGAGGTGAAGAAAATGTCGGCGGTCCAATCTCTGGCTGTGGCATTTGACCATTAACACTGGCCTCAGTCTGCATAGGAAAGTGGGCATCGGTACAGGTACAATCACTTTCATTCTGAGCAGCAGGAGCCTCTTGGAACCAGGGATTATGAGGATAAACAGGGACAGGGACCTTTGGGTACATCCTGCAGGCTGCCAGGTAGGCCTGGTGCAGAGGGTACAGGTAAGAATGTGGGGCCCACATAGGACAACTGTATGCCTGAAGAGACAAAAAACagttaaataaacaaaagaggagaaaaaagagaggttTGGGTGGATATCAATCTACAAGTACTAGGGTCAAAATAAGTTTCTCATGCCTACAAAGACCATATAATCTATAGTCCAAATACTAAATCACTGTGATAACCAACGTGAAAATGAATTACAAAATTCACTGCTTTAAGACTCCATTGCTTGCTCCTGTCCTAAAACCAATCTGAAGTCCTCATAGGTTGATAGGAGATAGTATCTCCATCACTGACTGTTTAGCCAGACCTGCATTCACATTCGGGCTCTACCACTAACTCACTGTGTGACCCCATGCAGGCCAGTTAACATCTGAATTTGTTTTACTGGGAATGCCAGTATAAGAGTAGATGATCTCCAATGTCAGGACTCTGCAATTCTAGGAGCCCCCAAGAGTACTCCGAATGTAAGGATTAAGTTAGACCTCTCATCAGGGAGGGATAATGTTGAAAATGAAATATTCCAAATCCTTCCTCTGCAAGAGTTCAGCTAAAAACCAAAATATGAAGAAAGTATAACCAGCTAATTGGCTAACCAATTAAAATCaacattaaatacattaaaattaagcaATGCAGCAGATGGTAAAATAATCAAGTTTCTTTTTATGAAAGTGGTCAGCAGGCTAAAGGTAGGGCACTTCGTTTCATAGTTTAACTGTCTAGAACCCACAAAAACTAATCTAGGACAGGAGAAAACCTAACATTTAACAAGGACAGAGTTCTCCAATCTAAGAAAAGCTATTTCTAGGCTGACCACTTCCCAAAGGATACCTCTGCTCTTCTAGTCAACAACCACACTATCTTACATAGGAGGATGTACACGTTATTTCCTTTGATCTTTTCAATAATGGAGGCAAGTAAAGAATATTACCCCCATTCTATAAATGAAAAAAGCTAGGCCCAGATACACTACATGGCTTGCCCAGGGAAATTCAGCTAAAGAGTGATGGAGCAGAACTTCAAGCCCAGATTTACATCTAATTATTCCCCAGCAAGGGCATTTCCACTAGGCTGCCCAAAGATGCAGCTATGTCTTAAATATACTCACAGGTTTAGCCATCACCAGTTAAGACAAAAAGTAAGTAAAACTGGAGCCTCTACTAGCACCAAAAACAAACGATATAGTACTGAAAATGCTGGTTTTTAAAATGATGAGATTTAGTAAACTTTAGGTTACTGACTGACAGGGTAAGAGTTAACACtagtaataatttaaaacactattaatgaataaaataacttttaagatGATAAAATGTAAATACCTTCACACCAAGATTGAAGAAGAATCGAAGAATAttcttatctaaaaataaaagtaatcacttgttaaaattatatatctgcagagatttttttaaatcatcctcATTAAATATATAGTTCTAAAGACAATTTTACCTACTATAATTGTCTTCTCTAGCCTGTGATACAAAACATAGATAAAAACTGTAATATAACACAACCCAAAAACAGGTTGTTCCCAAAGGTTAATTCCAGATTCAATAGGCTTTGTCTGTTAGCATATAAATCCCAAAATGGCTTAGATTGAAATTTTTATCTCATTAAAACTGAATCTGGGTAAAGGACATTCAGGTGGCTTTCTTTCTCAACTTTTCTAGggatttaaaaattaggaaataaaaatgttgagAAGAATGGTAAAATCAACATAAAACCTAACTTATTAGTAGCATCATTCGCAGGATAATATTCTTCCAAGTATTCATTTGCCATGAGCCAGTTACTCATAGACACAAACATCAAACTACTaactaataaaacaaaaacatccacATAAATCCAGGTAAACAGCATATAGTAGTCAGTGCATTACTCAAATTTACAGAtataaaattttggaaactaaAGAGGAGGGAGGGGtaaattccttaaaaataaagagggaaagcaaactttgaaagaattttttaaacaaaaataagacaTACTAAATATAGTACTTTAACAGCCACTACATActatatttgcttttctctgtaaCTTTTTCATGGATGCATGTCTGAAATGCAGACCAGTGTTGATAAAGCTCCACAGTGTTTAGGTATCTAATTAGTGAAATTATTATCTTAATTCAGAATGGTTTCAAGTCCATTTATGTAAAAACACAGAAGGAGGTATCATTACTAAGCATACTAGCATTAACAAGTATgctagaaacattaaaaaaaaattttctgggccaggcgcggtggctcacacctgtaaacccagcacttcgggaggcaaaGGCACGCAGAttacgaggtcgggagatcgagaccatcctggctaacacggtgaaaccccgtctctactaaaaaatacaaaaaattagccaggcctggtggcatgtgcctgtagtcatcccagctactcaggatgctgaagtgggagaattgtttgaatctgggaggtggaggttgcagtgagccgagatcacaccactgcactccagcccaggtgacagagcgagactccgtctcaaaaaaaaaaaaaaaaaaaaaaaaaattataatacattttctAATAAATCAAGCTGAAACAAGAATGACTGACTAATAGCTAAACCTTTGCTGTCCTTCCCATCCTTGAGCTTACTAAGAAACCAGACCTCTGACCTCTACTTACATCTCTTCATTTCTTAACTAAGCTTATTTGGACTTGATAAAGTCGATTTGAACTTGGAGAAGGAGCTCACCTTTAGGTAGGTCCTCCCCAGTCTGACACAGTGAATAAGGTGGTACAATGGCTCGATCTCCCTTTTCATTACAAGGAAACCCAGGATAGAGTGGGTCTTGATAAAGGCTCAATGTCTGAGGCAAAGGCATCAAGGGCTGGTTAACTGCCTGTATTGACACAGGAACTGGAGAGGGTGTTAAATGAGCTTGGGATACAGCTGAATCAGGTCCAGTGGTCAAAGTCTGTGTCACTGACAAAACGGGAATTGGAGCAGGGACACctacaaaagagaagaaaaggaatcaaaatgACAAAAGATGAAAATCTCTACAAATATGCTTACATTAACCTATAAAGAATGCTGTATAACTGATAAAGCCAATCTAAAGTAGTACCTTTTAATATCAACCAAGAGCCCTCCTGGACACCAAGAAGGAAATACGTCCAGGACACAAGCTTTGAGTCAATGTCTTCTAATAGTAGCTCTTGCAGGCACGCGTAGGACATGGGGCTGGTCAAGGGGTTCATTATGGGGCCATAAAGAGCTGGCCCATGAAGGAAGCATCAAACCGTGGTGCTAATTAGTGCTGAGCAACCAAAGCAACCAGCTCAAACATCATGCTCCTGAGACTATGAGGGCATATGTCAGATGAATACACCACCAAATGTACATGGTCTTTCCACATTGGAAGCAGAGCAAAGCAGAGTATCACAGAAAGCTCTGTGAGGCCCCACACACCTAATCCTGCTCAGAGGTCAAACTTTCACTCAAGAATTTGAAGTCTCTGACTAGAAAGGCATTTTGGCTGGCTAGATTTTCTAAACCCTTCTCTAACCTGTTGGTCCAAAAGTTGTAGGTtcacttggccaggctggcacagtggctggtAAAGAAGGCACCGCAGGAGTTAGATGTACCTCTGGAGAAACTAGAAGGGGAGCTGGATTTGACAAAGACACATGTTCTGCTGGCTTCTTCAAGAAAGGGGTGAGTgggggaagacagaaaaagacaagAGGTCATTTTGCTTTAACACTATTTCTAACCACCAGATACATATTGAGTTGCCTGCCTTTTATACAAATGAAGTACAAATAGCCCTTATAGTCttagaaatgtaagaaaaacaCACAGTAGCTAAAGATAATATGCAAACAAATTTGATCCTAACCAAGGGTTGCCTACCAACAAGgactgtattttttaatacagacagggtttcaccctgttgcccaggctagtctcaaaactcttgggctcaagcgatctgcccgccttggcatcccaaggtgctggaattacaggcgtgagccaccgcacctatgCACTAGCAGAGTTAAATACAACACAATACTTTTAAGGCAAGTGAGCAAAATCATTGAAATCTTGAAATTCATGATTATTTAGAAAAACTCCTCATATAACTATATGCTTTCTTACCAATATGAAGAATGTTGGTTGAAAGGCATTTAACATTTAACTTTCTCTACTCTTGTATTAGGATCAAGAACTAAAATGTCTGCTAGAACACAGGTTCATCATGAAATTTGTaaattggtatttttttaatgtatatttttcaaaCCTTTTCAATCAGTACATTCCCTCCCATCTGTGAAATAACTGATGCAGATAactcttttaaattttgaaataaagtagAAATTCAGTTTCCCTTCAAAAATCTAATTTTCAAGTAAATCTACCAAAGTAATACAAAGTATCAAATATAACgataacaaatataaatatattcaaagtcAATTCAAAAGAATGGTCTCAATCACCAGAAAATGGTGGTTATTTCTATAACATTCCATAAATATCAAGAACATTCTAGACTAACAtcagaatacatttaaaaatcataaccaCAGCCAAACTGTGATGCCAGAAAAAATTCTCCCATTTCCCATActgatgttttctgtttttaaatgacCCTATATACAGAGCAAAGAAACCCAGAGAGTGGAGCATTCAATGTTAAATGCAACAATATACTTACTTGTTCTGCAGGAGAAGGGCACTCTAACTTCTTTGACTTTGATGGTGATGAAACTGTTGCATATTTATCATCAGTAATATTCTTTGGAagcaaaaaagaagcaaagttttGTATTTCAGAGACCCACATTCTGGAATATTGATGGTTTCCTTTTATAATTCACCCTACCTGTATCTGACAGAACCCTCTCACCACTGAGTATTTTTTCCAATTATATGTTATTTTCAACAGGTAGGCTAACTTTGCCTGAACATCTTTATTACATCAAACTACTGGGCAGTTTTCACTGGAGGCAAGGCTTCAAACATTATACTCTTCTCCTTTAAAAACATCACTCTAGAGGGACAGAGAATAAAGGCTACTTTCTAACAATTCAGGCAGGGCACCCTAATGTACCTTGAAGAAACTGTCATAATTTGTGAGTGACTTCTCAATCCCCATCATCTTTTCCCTGCTTTTCTACTTTCCTAATACACAGCTAtagaattttgaaattattttcacctTCTTCCACTTCTTCCTACTGTACTACACAgtattaaggaaaaagaaaagatgcaagTAGTGTTTAAAACTTTTACCTCCGATGTGCTTGGTTCGGGTCTTTTATCCAACTGACTATGTCCATGAATAGAGTCTATAGCAGATCAAGATTAAAAAAGACAGCATAAGCCACCAGTCATGTCTGAACACAGAAGAAAATACGAAGATAGAAGAAGCCAAAAGTATTATTTGAACCATGTTTAGTCAGTGAAAATGTAGTTTTTAGAATAGCACTTAACATCCTTTAGCTTGAGTCAATACTTCTCTGCAACATTCAAAATATGTGACATTAGATAAATTACTTAACAACTTAAAAAGGGTTCTTTCCCAAATATATGACATTAAGCCAGTCATCTAAAGAGATCTCTAGCATCTGCTTTCTAATGATGAGATAACTTACCTTTGTCTTTTCGTTCTTCTGTATCCATTCTCCGCCTGCTTCCTTTTCTATCACTTACATGTGATGATTTTCTCTGGACACATGGATTGCTACTCTGAGAagctgactg
Proteins encoded:
- the OTUD4 gene encoding OTU domain-containing protein 4 isoform X3 — translated: MEAAVGVPDGGDQGGAGPREDATPMDAYLRKLGLYRKLVAKDGSCLFRAVAEQVLHSQSRHVEVRMACIHYLRENREKFEAVTCNFKHFIEGSFEEYLKRLENPQEWVGQVEISALSLMYRKDFIIYREPNVSPSQVTENNFPEKVLLCFSNGNHYDIVYPIKYKESSAMCQSLLYELLYEKVFKTDVSKIVMELDTLEVADEDNSEISDSEDDSCKSKTAAAAADVNGFKPLSGNEQLKNNGNSTSLPLSRKVLKSLNPAVYRNVEYEIWLKSKQAQQKRDYSIAAGLQYEVGDKCQVRLDHNGKFLNADVQGVHSENGPVLVEELGKKHTSKNLKAPPPESWNTVSGKKMKKPSTSGQNFHSDVDYRGPKNPSKPIKAPSALPPRLQHPSGVRQHAFSSHSSGSQSQKFSSEHKNLSRTPSQMIRKPDRERVEDFDHTSRESNYFGLSPEERREKQAIEESRLLYEIQNRDEQAFPALSSSSVSQSASQSSNPCVQRKSSHVSDRKGSRRRMDTEERKDKDSIHGHSQLDKRPEPSTSENITDDKYATVSSPSKSKKLECPSPAEQPAEHVSLSNPAPLLVSPEVHLTPAVPSLPATVPAWPSEPTTFGPTGVPAPIPVLSVTQTLTTGPDSAVSQAHLTPSPVPVSIQAVNQPLMPLPQTLSLYQDPLYPGFPCNEKGDRAIVPPYSLCQTGEDLPKDKNILRFFFNLGVKAYSCPMWAPHSYLYPLHQAYLAACRMYPKVPVPVYPHNPWFQEAPAAQNESDCTCTDAHFPMQTEASVNGQMPQPEIGPPTFSSPLVIPPSQVSENHGQLSYQADLESETPGQLLHADYEESLSGKNMFPQPSFGPNPFLGPVPIAPPFFPHVWYGYPFQGFIENPVMRQNIVLPSDEKGELDLSLENLDLSKDCGSVSTVDEFPEARGEHVHSLPEASVSSKLDEGRTEQSSQTRKADTALASIPPVAEGKAHPPTQILNRERETVPVELEPKRTIQSLKEKTEKVKDPKTAADVVSPGANSVDSRVQRPKEESSEDENEVSNILRSGRSKQFYNQTYGSRKYKSDWGYSGRGGYQHVRSEESWKGQPSRSRDEGYQYHRNVRGRPFRGDRRRSGMGDGHRGQHT
- the OTUD4 gene encoding OTU domain-containing protein 4 isoform X4 → MEAAVGVPDGGDQGGAGPREDATPMDAYLRKLGLYRKLVAKDGSCLFRAVAEQVLHSQSRHVEVRMACIHYLRENREKFEAVTCNFKHFIEGSFEEYLKRLENPQEWVGQVEISALSLMYRKDFIIYREPNVSPSQVTENNFPEKVLLCFSNGNHYDIVYPIKYKESSAMCQSLLYELLYEKVFKTDVSKIVMELDTLEVADEDNSEISDSEDDSCKSKTAAAAADVNGFKPLSGNELKNNGNSTSLPLSRKVLKSLNPAVYRNVEYEIWLKSKQAQQKRDYSIAAGLQYEVGDKCQVRLDHNGKFLNADVQGVHSENGPVLVEELGKKHTSKNLKAPPPESWNTVSGKKMKKPSTSGQNFHSDVDYRGPKNPSKPIKAPSALPPRLQHPSGVRQHAFSSHSSGSQSQKFSSEHKNLSRTPSQMIRKPDRERVEDFDHTSRESNYFGLSPEERREKQAIEESRLLYEIQNRDEQAFPALSSSSVSQSASQSSNPCVQRKSSHVSDRKGSRRRMDTEERKDKDSIHGHSQLDKRPEPSTSENITDDKYATVSSPSKSKKLECPSPAEQPAEHVSLSNPAPLLVSPEVHLTPAVPSLPATVPAWPSEPTTFGPTGVPAPIPVLSVTQTLTTGPDSAVSQAHLTPSPVPVSIQAVNQPLMPLPQTLSLYQDPLYPGFPCNEKGDRAIVPPYSLCQTGEDLPKDKNILRFFFNLGVKAYSCPMWAPHSYLYPLHQAYLAACRMYPKVPVPVYPHNPWFQEAPAAQNESDCTCTDAHFPMQTEASVNGQMPQPEIGPPTFSSPLVIPPSQVSENHGQLSYQADLESETPGQLLHADYEESLSGKNMFPQPSFGPNPFLGPVPIAPPFFPHVWYGYPFQGFIENPVMRQNIVLPSDEKGELDLSLENLDLSKDCGSVSTVDEFPEARGEHVHSLPEASVSSKLDEGRTEQSSQTRKADTALASIPPVAEGKAHPPTQILNRERETVPVELEPKRTIQSLKEKTEKVKDPKTAADVVSPGANSVDSRVQRPKEESSEDENEVSNILRSGRSKQFYNQTYGSRKYKSDWGYSGRGGYQHVRSEESWKGQPSRSRDEGYQYHRNVRGRPFRGDRRRSGMGDGHRGQHT